Part of the Lolium rigidum isolate FL_2022 chromosome 6, APGP_CSIRO_Lrig_0.1, whole genome shotgun sequence genome, TCCGATCTAGAAATACATTGAGAAACAACAACCTTTCACTGGACAGTCATCGAGAGAATTTGGCGTGCTAGCACAGGGTCCTGCTGAAGTAGCTCTCTAATGTTGTTCTCCAATTCTCCCAACTGCTTCTCAAGATATTCCTTGGAGGTCTGCTCATACGATAAAACCGATGTGAGTGAGGAATCCAATCTTTACCGTAATTTTGACGCGTCCAGTTAATAACAGCTAGAATCTTGAACATACCTGCATCGACGATATTGCAGTCTCGCTGTCGTTTAACTTTTGCTCTTGCTCATTCGCCAGAAGTGATCTTGGCTCCAAAATAAACCTAAAAGGAAATTGATATGAAAAAAGAACCATACTACAAGCATACCATACATGAGCAGTAAATTGGCCTCATGGTATAAAAGCTGGTCTTCCTGATTTACTTACACTTTGCCTGCAAACAATGAAGAAGCCATCAAAACCAACAAAAAGCAATGTATATTGTTGACCCAAAATTGGATGATTGCATCACTCAATGTGTAACGATGGAAGTCAACAAGTGTGCGGAAAGGAAAAAC contains:
- the LOC124668089 gene encoding prefoldin subunit 1-like translates to MADETNRAAFVELQARLIETTGKIKQLQTQIRTKESEKKRAYLTLEELRQLPDETNTYKTIGKVFILEPRSLLANEQEQKLNDSETAISSMQTSKEYLEKQLGELENNIRELLQQDPVLARQILSMTVQ